From the genome of Portunus trituberculatus isolate SZX2019 chromosome 5, ASM1759143v1, whole genome shotgun sequence:
CCGATCAATCCTGTGTATATACCTATCTGATGTCCCCTTAAAGCTCCCCATTAACTGTACAAATAACTCATAACTGAATATAAGCCGGGTCAACTAACTATTAAAATGACAAGTGAATTCTTCCGTTCCTCTAAAACATGACTTTATTGACCATGTACGTGTTGATTTTTGTTCATTGCAGCTAAataaccctaaaaaaaaaaaaaaaacttgcctaCCTCTCTTATAACACCCTTGAATAgacatacgaaaaaaaaaaaatttacgagAGTGAAGCTGAAGTCACAACCACAGCCGAACACATCAACCCGGCGAAGGGAGGCCCAATCAAAGGTGTGTGGCttcatttcatctcattttctgcTTATTACAGTTCATTATGGCTTGTACTTCAACACCACTGGTTCCTTGTTACCCCGTACGCGTTTTGGGTGGGTAATTAGGGGGTGTTGTGTTAGTTAATGGGCGAAAAGTGAtgacataagtgtgtgtgtgtgtgtgtgtgtgtgtgtgtgttattgaccagtgtgtgttgcagtgagtCAGTGACGGCAGCTGACGGAGGcactgaaggtggtggtggttgagtgttatagttttcttttatttttattgtctacttgtttatttgtttataggtGTGTATTTGCATGTTTGCTGGTGTGATGTTGGTTCTTCCGTAGATTTAGTCTTTCATCATGCTCTCGCTTCAggatgaaacttttttttttttctggtagtttTGAACCTGTTGTGAATGAATCAGCACTTCGTGTCCGTCGcaaatcagtatttttttttccctttccctttccccctgAAACACGGTCTGTCCCGTCAAAAAGTACTTCACTGccatgaaaacgaaaaaaaaaaaaaagattaatgcaaaataaagtgaaatgtgCCAGAAGACAATAATTTTTTATCACAAAGTACAACAAAGTAACTCTCCAAAAGTTTGGCTTACAGCTTTGGAGAATATTCCCTGCCATCGCTGCTCACTGCTGCCCAAGCCAACCTGTTCAAACTTATCCATTTCACagaaataacctaacctaacctagtttaGTCAACACGCACTGCTGATATGTCTTTCTCAGAACAAATTTATTTTATCCAACTCAATTAAACTGATCTAACCAAAGCAAACCAGCCTAACCTGACTAGCAACGCTAAGAAACCTTATGAAGCTCCCCAAAAATTACACTGCTGAACTTGAAAAATCTTGAATTTCTGCCACACTCCTGAGTGTCTCCATTACCAGGACCATGTAGAGGTGGGGCGGAGGGGGCTTGAGCCCCTGCCCCTTTGAACTTTGATGCCCGAAGTGCCCTTTTGCAGCATTTAAGGGGCGCCAAATTGAAGCTGAAAGTCATGATATAACTAACCCGGAACTTCAAATCCCTTCAAATGCCCCTTTTAAACTTTTGAGCCCCTGCCCCTCTAATGGTCTCTGCACAGCCCTGTCCATTACAAACATACTACACACTTGCCACACAATTTCTCTCTGTGTATAGCAAGGCCACTGACATTTCAGCTCTGTGCCTGTATCTGATGTGGCTGCATTATAAAGATTTACCATTTTCTGAACACTTCTGCTGACCTAACCTCACATTCTTCCCTGCGTCTCTCAGCATGAACCTCCTTGGGGCCGGCGTGGGTGAGGTGAGGGCCGGCCTGGTGCAGAAGGTGGTGTCGGCGGTGGAGGTGTGTGAGGCGGCAATTAAGCGACAGGCGGTGGTGTCATCACTGCGGCCCTTCATCACCCCCACACAGGACACCGCTAGGGAGGCTGCCCAGCGTGCACACcgcaggtaatggtggtggtggtggtgacggcttGTGTGGGTCATTATTTCTAGTGTTATTTTAGAGCAGTGTTGTCTTGTAACTGATGTCTTAGAAAGGAACAGAATGAAATAATGTAAGAGAAGGTATGAAGGCTTGCTTGTGTCGGTTATTATTGGTTTCTAGTCTAATTTTAAAGCAATGTTGCCTCGTAACTGATAatctaaaaaggaaaaggaatatctCAAAATGGTCTTTGTTCTTtactttgtttactttttacaTAATTCTGTAACTTAACCTGTTCTGAAATATAACTTGCCTACTCTTACATTATATACCACACTTCCTCTCATAGCCACCATAATTTAATcttccctaacctaacatatACTTCTACCCATGCCTATAGAccgtctactctaaagtggctcttgGTCTGGGTCTGAGTGGTGCCCTGGAGGAATGTGTGGTTATTAGAATTTGAGGAAAACCATAAGCTACCCTTGTGATAATTGTGTAGATCAACATAAAACAAGTATTAGTCACATCAAGTTAATTATATCAACAGTAAGATACAGTGTGTGTTGAACCCAGCAACcaatttagagtagacagactataatgtaccacacatcacacaaccaccacaacttaACCTTCTCTAACCTGGCACTACAACATCTTAGCTACCCTTTGTTTTCCACACCTCTCAAAACCTGCTTGACATAATCTTCCTTAATTTAACCACCCCAGTCTACCACCTCAACCCAAGACCAATATAACTTAACCTTCCCTTACCTAACACATCATCTTAACCACTTGTACTCTACCTCCTCTCACAAGCTGCATAGCTTCACCTTCTCAAACTTAACATATCCTCTTAACCACTCTAGTCTACCACCTCAACTCAAGACAAATATAGCttaaccttccctaacctaacctaaccacacttaGTCTACCACCTCTAATAACCTGTATAGCTTCACCTTCTCAACTTAACATATATTTAACCTCTCTAGCCTACCACCTCAACTCaagaccttcccttccctaacctaacactACATCATCTTAACCACTCTTAGCCTACCTCCTCTCACAACCTGCTTAGCTTCACCTTCTCTAACTTAACGTATCTCTTAACCACTCTAGTCTACCACTTCAAGACCAGTATAACTTAACCTTCCCTTACCTAACATCTTACTCACCCTAGTTTTCCACACCACACAACCTGCATAACATAACCTTCCTTAACCTAACATCTAGTCCACCACCTTGACTCAAgacctccatccctcccacaGATATGAAGAAGGCAAGCCGATGGGGCCACTGGACGGCATACCAGTGGCTATTAAGGACAATTTCTGCACCAaaggcatcaccaccacctgcggGTCAAACATGCTGCGTCACTACATCCCGCCATACTCCGCCACAGTGGTAGAGCGTCTGCTGAGTGCCGGGGCCGTGCTGGTGGGCAAGACGAACCTGGATGAGTTTGGCATGGGGTCTGGCACTATAGACTCCTCCTTCGGGGGCTCTAGAAATGTTTATCGGTCTGGCATTCAATACGAGCTGACTGGAACGGAGGagaagtgagtgttgtgttgatgtgtttggttgtgtttgcttgtgtttgGTTGTTTGTTGTAAATTGGTGTGTCGGATATTTTTTCTGCTCCTGTTCTTATCTTTATCAATCTAGTCTCTATCCTTGCTTTTTATCACTCCCCGTATCCCTGTCTTTGCTTTTGTCACTTCCCTTATTCCTATCTTTGCTTTTGTCATTCTTCCTACCATTCCCCTTGCTTctatcattcctcttctctctgtcttttatcATTCTAGTCCTTGCTTCTATCACTGTCactcttgtttttctcataCCACTATCTCTgcctctatttctcttatcactcTTCCTACCCTTTGCCTTGCTTctatcattcctcttctctctgtctttatctttctattcccTGCCTCTAtcactcttgtttttctccttatctttatcaCTTCCCATATCCCTATCTTTACGTCTTTCACTTTAATCACTCTTCCTACCTCTGCCCTTGCTTCTGttattcctcttgttccttcctgCCTCTATCACTCTTAtcactcttgtttttctccttctctctttctctcctgtctctgtccctgcctctttccttcctgtcctgGTGAATAGACATCTTCATTTCACCCTCCCTCAATTCACTCTCCTCTGAGACTAAGAATGTTGAAAAGACGTACCCAATTCTTGCTCTCCATAGATCTTTAATACTTTACTgcattttatattaattttcactCATGTTCTTGTtggtatttaaccccttcagtactggtacacatttttaactttgagatttgtgtacgattagataattttattgacatatggaagggtctttggaggtcagaagattaatgattagtcttcactgttttaaatcctccccacaaaagtttctgaagctgtataaaatcatcaaatagtaagcagaatgaatatggaaacatgtcatgctactcaaagggttaatgttatttattatggtgtcaatggattttttttactcataCAGCATGTGGTACAGTATcttctcaccttctctcttccttcaggtACCCGACATCAGGCCTGGAGCATGATGACTGGGTGGTGACAGGTGGTTCCTCAGGTGGCAGTGCCTTGTCTGTGGCCACAGGGACAGCCTTTGTGTGAGTGCCACCTATCTTTGTACGAAGAAcatattattttatgttttttttttatattactttcTTGCACACATTTCTAAAGACTTtctatggtaaactctggaactgtccctgtctgcttctgtgctTCTACCTACCTATGCCCTGGATTAAttcaaggtttcaagacatcccaTTCTTTAGCCTAAGTATTTTGATCCTGTTGAGGGCACCTCAGTGAGCCTTTTATTTGAAAAAGTTTTTATTGTCCTTGGCCTGTTTTCCACTCTTACATTGATAAAAaggcttctgctgctgctaattgTTTCCTGTCTTAGCAAAATACTAAAATTATTGTCTAGAAAGTTATAGAAGTTATAGACatttaaggaaaaaatgtgttataGTATCAAAAGTTATAAACATTAAGTTATAGGtattaaaggaaaatatgtgTAATAGTATCAAGTAAAAGTtatagacataaaaaaaaaatgtaatagtatcaaaagaatacaaacattactacacccacactcaccaccacacaccctaaCACCACTTCTCAGGGCGCTGGGGTCTGACACGGGGGGCTCCGTTCGTAACCCCTCCTCCTACTGTGGGGTGGTGGGGTTCAAGCCTTCGTACGGCCTGGTGCCTCGCTGGGGTCTGGTCAGCCTGGTGAACTCCATGGATGTGCCGGGATTGTTTGGCCGCCACGTGGATGATGTGGCAACGCTCCTCTCTGTTGTGGCCGGCCAGGATCccatggtgtgttttttgtggcgTTTGTgattatgtgtttgtttgtctttctttgtctgtttgtctattctctttctttttttttttttaattttaatttttttttttttttttgtggtgtttgggtttgttatgtgtttgtgtctttttttttgtcttttttgccttttagttttatattctttagtgtttattttgtggtgtttggtttgttatttgtttgtgtttgtctttctttgtctttgcttttctttttctttctttctttctttctttatttattttttggtgtttgtgattatgtgtttgtgtttgtctttctttgtttttgcttttcattttatttgttttttctcattcttcatatattttcacctctctctctctctctctctctctctctctctctctctctctctctctctctctctctctctctctctctctctctctctctctctctctctctctctctctctctctctctctctctcctctctctctctctctctctctctctctctctccctctcacctaaCATTAACTCACCCACCAGGACTCGACCAGTGTTTGGAGTGACTTCAAAACTCTGCAGCTCCCACCTGTGCCAAGCctggagggtgtggtggtggggctgCCCAAGGAATACCACCAGCCAGGGACCAGTGGGGAGGTAGTGAAGGCGTGGACAAAGGTGGCAGACTTGATGGAGGATGCCGGGGCTAAGGTATGTGGTAGTGGAGGGTGCTGGTGTTGC
Proteins encoded in this window:
- the LOC123513314 gene encoding glutamyl-tRNA(Gln) amidotransferase subunit A, mitochondrial-like, which codes for MNLLGAGVGEVRAGLVQKVVSAVEVCEAAIKRQAVVSSLRPFITPTQDTAREAAQRAHRRYEEGKPMGPLDGIPVAIKDNFCTKGITTTCGSNMLRHYIPPYSATVVERLLSAGAVLVGKTNLDEFGMGSGTIDSSFGGSRNVYRSGIQYELTGTEEKYPTSGLEHDDWVVTGGSSGGSALSVATGTAFVALGSDTGGSVRNPSSYCGVVGFKPSYGLVPRWGLVSLVNSMDVPGLFGRHVDDVATLLSVVAGQDPMDSTSVWSDFKTLQLPPVPSLEGVVVGLPKEYHQPGTSGEVVKAWTKVADLMEDAGAKVREVSMPHTELSIICYSILNTCEVASNFTRYTGVGYGHRETVGQSMEALYALTRRAGFNEVVRGRVLAGNYFLLKENRKKYFEQALKVRRLIWQDFQEVWRSGVSLLLTPTTLTPAHRHSTFRLLDNRTQTAKQDVCTQSANMAGVGAVSVPVGMNDDGLPLALQLMAPWGQDAALLAAAKWIEQRVTFPRLRIL